In Candidatus Fermentibacter sp., the sequence CGAGGTAAGAGCCCTGCCGCGGGGCGGCAGGGGCTTCTACTCGATCCTCTTCGGCGCCGGGGGCGGCCCGGAATCCTGGCAGTACGTCAGGCAGGAGGAGTGGACGAGGATCAGAGCCGTGTCCTGCACGGTCACCAGCACCGTCTGGCAGAGCCTGTGGGACGGCGCCCTGCCGGAGGACCTCACTCCCAGCGGTTCGATCATCACCGACAGGGACTCCTCCAGGGCCTGGGCGTACATCTCCGAGCTGCAGCACGAGCTGACCGACAGGCTGCTGGCATACGACATCGACTTCTACTACGACGTCCAGTCCGGCGACAGGGTCTTCATCCTCCTCGAGGAGGTCAGGTACCCCGACGCCTCGGAGACCGGCTTCAGGCGCATCATAGCGGTCAAGTACGCCTTCGCCGCCGGGAGGACCATCGAGGTCTTCCCGTTCTACCACGTCCCCGACTCGTCGGACGTCGCCGTCCTCGACCACTACCACCGCGACGGGGCATCGATCCGGACCATGTTCCTCAAGATGCCCGTGCCGTTCGGCCGGATCAGCTCTCCCTTCTCCGGGTCGAGGCTCCATCCCGTCCTGGGCTACAGCAGGGCCCACAACGGAACCGACTACGCGGCTCCGGAAGGCACCGAGATCTACGCGGTCGGCGACGGGGTCATCACGGTGAGGCAGTCGAGCGGCGGTTACGGCAACCTCGTCAGGATCAGGCACGGCAACGGCTACGAGACGGGGTACGGCCACATGAGTTCGTTCGCCGCCGGGCAGTCGGTGGGGACCTACGTGAGGCAGGGCGAGATC encodes:
- a CDS encoding M23 family metallopeptidase, whose translation is MPSLFRLRKRIILAVAAGIAATLFFMEPPAWNSGPAWSFCDDRVRLCRMVDSLGAILADTLQVRVTTIGDGFLGGALWDVGVTGDDYVDVCTVLRDSLGWSVQHAGDTIEASFTRGRLVEVRALPRGGRGFYSILFGAGGGPESWQYVRQEEWTRIRAVSCTVTSTVWQSLWDGALPEDLTPSGSIITDRDSSRAWAYISELQHELTDRLLAYDIDFYYDVQSGDRVFILLEEVRYPDASETGFRRIIAVKYAFAAGRTIEVFPFYHVPDSSDVAVLDHYHRDGASIRTMFLKMPVPFGRISSPFSGSRLHPVLGYSRAHNGTDYAAPEGTEIYAVGDGVITVRQSSGGYGNLVRIRHGNGYETGYGHMSSFAAGQSVGTYVRQGEIIGYVGSTGLSTGPHVHFEMKRNGTYVNPSEEILPPVDPLEGAELEAFQAGVTAIEACWARMSDDLPPPPEEPVAP